A region of Planktomarina temperata RCA23 DNA encodes the following proteins:
- the tolR gene encoding protein TolR, with product MKLDMAEERSGGRRRRRRSRPVAEINVTPFVDVMLVLLIVFMVAAPLLTVGVDVDLPKTAAGALPSETEEPLTVTLTAEGAIVIQTTETPETEFLTRLRGIAQERADDKVFLRADGAIPYARVMQVMGAMNAAGFGNIGLVTDLGGPTFDGSGG from the coding sequence ATGAAGCTGGACATGGCGGAGGAGCGCTCTGGAGGCCGGCGCCGGCGCCGGCGCAGCCGGCCTGTGGCTGAAATTAACGTCACACCCTTTGTGGATGTGATGTTGGTTTTGCTGATCGTATTCATGGTGGCCGCGCCTTTGCTGACGGTCGGGGTGGATGTTGATTTGCCCAAAACTGCCGCCGGCGCTTTGCCAAGTGAAACGGAGGAGCCTTTGACCGTCACGCTCACCGCCGAGGGCGCCATTGTGATTCAGACGACCGAAACGCCAGAGACGGAATTCTTGACCCGTCTGCGCGGCATCGCCCAGGAACGCGCAGATGATAAGGTCTTCCTGCGGGCCGATGGCGCCATTCCCTATGCGCGGGTGATGCAGGTCATGGGGGCGATGAACGCTGCGGGCTTCGGCAATATCGGCTTGGTCACAGATTTGGGTGGTCCAACATTTGACGGCTCTGGCGGATAG
- the ybgC gene encoding tol-pal system-associated acyl-CoA thioesterase yields the protein MSHRFELTVYYEDTDMGGIVYYANYLKFIERARSTWVAQLGVDQLALQASGMVFAVRSIQAEYLAPARLGDQLEVVSQRRSSTPARWILHQEVQRRGQVLFSAEVTIVALTETGKPTRLPAELRRNSNA from the coding sequence ATGAGTCATAGATTCGAATTAACTGTCTATTACGAAGACACGGATATGGGCGGCATTGTCTATTATGCCAATTATTTAAAGTTCATCGAACGGGCGCGCTCGACCTGGGTGGCGCAATTGGGCGTGGATCAATTGGCGCTTCAGGCTTCCGGAATGGTCTTCGCCGTGCGCTCCATTCAAGCAGAGTATTTGGCCCCTGCAAGGCTGGGAGATCAGCTCGAGGTGGTGAGCCAGCGAAGGTCATCCACTCCGGCACGGTGGATCTTGCACCAGGAGGTGCAGCGCAGAGGGCAGGTGCTTTTTAGCGCCGAAGTGACGATTGTGGCTCTGACTGAGACGGGCAAGCCAACCCGTCTTCCGGCAGAACTTCGCCGAAATTCCAACGCTTAA
- the tolQ gene encoding protein TolQ produces MEAAIDFSIWALFSRATLPVQAVIVLLIGLSIWSWTIAINKRIALNLARRRSAKFDKAFWSGEPLDGLFDKIGAAPKGGSELIFTAGMTEWRRSHRSDGVLIAGAQSRIERSMDVALAKQSNDLQSGLAILASIGSVAPFIGLFGTVWGIMNAFIEIAAQQNTNLAVVAPGIAEALLATGLGLLAAIPAVVFYNHLSVGCDRVIAGYEAFADEFSTILSRQLGG; encoded by the coding sequence ATGGAAGCAGCAATCGATTTTTCGATTTGGGCCCTATTTTCACGCGCGACACTGCCAGTACAGGCGGTGATTGTGTTGCTGATTGGCCTGTCAATTTGGTCTTGGACCATCGCGATTAACAAGCGCATTGCTTTGAACCTGGCGCGTCGGCGCTCGGCGAAGTTTGACAAGGCCTTCTGGTCTGGTGAGCCGCTGGATGGGCTTTTTGACAAAATTGGTGCCGCGCCAAAAGGGGGCAGCGAGCTGATCTTTACGGCCGGTATGACCGAATGGCGGCGCTCGCATCGCAGCGATGGGGTGTTGATTGCCGGGGCACAATCGCGGATTGAACGCTCCATGGATGTGGCCTTGGCTAAGCAATCGAATGATCTGCAAAGTGGTTTGGCAATTTTGGCCTCTATCGGGTCGGTTGCGCCCTTCATTGGATTGTTTGGGACGGTCTGGGGCATCATGAATGCCTTTATTGAGATTGCAGCACAGCAAAATACCAATTTGGCGGTGGTGGCGCCGGGGATTGCGGAAGCGCTTTTGGCCACGGGACTTGGGCTTTTGGCCGCGATCCCGGCGGTGGTGTTTTACAACCATCTTAGCGTTGGCTGTGACCGCGTCATTGCCGGTTATGAGGCCTTTGCCGATGAGTTTTCAACCATCCTATCGCGCCAATTGGGGGGCTGA